Proteins found in one Scomber scombrus chromosome 15, fScoSco1.1, whole genome shotgun sequence genomic segment:
- the st8sia3 gene encoding sia-alpha-2,3-Gal-beta-1,4-GlcNAc-R:alpha 2,8-sialyltransferase: MRCAWVLAVSSSWSWSWSRPVPDHLFRGGRCPQRGKMVRIASALGLVMFSVALLILSLISYVSIKKDFLLSTPRYGSNGGPRMYMFHTGFRERPPRKPDLSSQLAMKYLDPAFSPLTNALSEDLQNSSKWRYNSTAFIQQRNEISQYIDIPHNFTLTRSSVRIGQLMHYDYSSHKYVFSIGENFRSLLPDVSPTLNKHYNVCAVVGNSGILTGSRCGPQIEKFDYVFRCNFAPTEIFKKDVGRRTNMTTFNPSILEKYYNNLLTVQDRNNFFLSLKKLDGAILWIPAFFFHTSATVTRTLVDFFVEHRGQLKVQLAWPGNIMQYVNNYWKTKQLSPKRLSTGILMYTLASSMCDQIHLYGFWPFGWDPNTGKELPYHYYDKKGTKFTTKWQESHQLPAEFKLLYKMHTEGLLKLSLSHCA, translated from the exons ATGCGGTGTGCCTGGGTGCTCGCTGTCTCCtcgtcctggtcctggtcctggtcccgGCCGGTCCCTGATCATCTGTTTCGGGGGGGCCGCTGCCCGCAGAGAGGAAAGATGGTTCGCATTGCCAGCGCGTTGGGGCTTGTCATGTTCAGTGTGGCTCTGCTCATCCTGTCTCTCATCAGCTACGTGTCTATCAAGAAGGACTTCCTGCTCAGCACCCCCAGATACGGATCTAATGGAGGACCCAGGATGTATATGTTCCACACTGGGTTTCG CGAGAGGCCGCCTCGCAAACCCGACCTGAG CTCCCAGCTGGCAATGAAGTATCTGGATCCAGCTTTCAGTCCTCTGACAAATGCTCTCAGCGAGGACTTGCAGAACTCCTCTAAATGGAGGTACAACAGCACTGCTTTTATACAGCAGAG GAACGAGATCTCTCAGTACATCGACATTCCCCACAACTTCACGCTGACACGAAGCTCGGTCCGAATTGGACAGCTGATGCACTATGACTACTCAAGCCACAAGTACGTCTTCTCCATCGGCGAGAACTTCCGCTCACTCCTCCCTGACGTCTCGCCGACCCTCAACAAGCACTACAACGTGTGCGCTGTGGTCGGCAACAGCGGCATCCTCACTGGTTCGCGCTGCGGTCCCCAAATTGAGAAGTTTGACTATGTCTTCCGTTGCAACTTTGCCCCGACAGAGATCTTTAAGAAGGATGTCGGGCGACGGACCAACATGACGACCTTTAACCCGAGTATCCTAGAGAAATACTACAACAATTTACTGACCGTGCAGGACAGGAACAACTTCTTCCTGAGCTTGAAGAAGCTGGATGGTGCCATTCTGTGGATTCCGGCGTTTTTCTTCCACACGTCGGCCACAGTGACCAGGACGCTGGTTGACTTCTTTGTGGAACATCGAGGTCAGCTGAAGGTCCAGCTGGCCTGGCCTGGAAACATCATGCAATACGTCAACAa CTACTGGAAAACCAAGCAGCTGTCGCCGAAGCGCCTCAGCACTGGGATCCTGATGTACACGCTGGCATCCTCCATGTGTGACCAGATCCACCTTTATGGTTTCTGGCCCTTTGGCTGGGACCCCAACACGGGTAAGGAGCTGCCGTACCACTACTATGACAAGAAGGGCACCAAGTTCACCACCAAATGGCAGGAATCCCATCAGCTGCCAGCTGAGTTCAAACTCCTCTACAAGATGCATACAGAGGGTCTGCTGAAGCTCTCCCTCTCCCACTGTGCTTAA